A DNA window from Procambarus clarkii isolate CNS0578487 chromosome 75, FALCON_Pclarkii_2.0, whole genome shotgun sequence contains the following coding sequences:
- the LOC123771776 gene encoding uncharacterized protein, whose protein sequence is MSSSHAMYSSHAMYSSQAISSSQAMYSSQAMYCSQAMYCSQAMYSSQAMSSSQTMSSSQAMYSSQAMYSSQAMSSSQTMPSSQAMSSSQAMSSSQAMSSSQAMSSSQAMSSSQAMSSSQAMSSSQTMSSSQAMSSSQAMSSSQTMSSSQASSSSQTMSSSQTMSSSLAMSSSLAMSSSQTMSSSQASSSSQAMSSSQAMSSSQTMYSSQTMYSSQTMYSR, encoded by the coding sequence ATGTCCTCCAGTCATGCCATGTACTCCAGTCATGCCATGTACTCCAGTCAGGCCATATCCTCCAGTCAGGCCATGTACTCCAGTCAGGCCATGTACTGCAGTCAGGCCATGTACTGCAGTCAGGCCATGTACTCCAGTCAGGCCATGTCCTCCAGTCAGACCATGTCCTCCAGTCAGGCCATGTACTCCAGTCAAGCCATGTACTCCAGTCAGGCCATGTCCTCCAGTCAGACCATGCCCTCCAGTCAGGCCATGTCCTCCAGTCAGGCCATGTCCTCCAGTCAGGCCATGTCCTCCAGTCAGGCCATGTCCTCCAGTCAGGCCATGTCCTCCAGTCAGGCCATGTCCTCCAGTCAGGCCATGTCCTCCAGTCAGACCATGTCCTCCAGTCAGGCCATGTCCTCCAGTCAGGCCATGTCCTCCAGTCAGACCATGTCCTCCAGTCAGGCCTCGTCCTCCAGTCAGACCATGTCCTCCAGTCAGACCATGTCCTCCAGTCTGGCCATGTCCTCCAGTCTGGCCATGTCCTCCAGTCAGACCATGTCCTCCAGTCAGGCCTCGTCCTCCAGTCAGGCCATGTCCTCCAGTCAGGCCATGTCCTCCAGTCAGACCATGTACTCCAGTCAGACCATGTACTCCAGTCAGACCATGTACTCCAGGTAG